One window of the Doryrhamphus excisus isolate RoL2022-K1 chromosome 10, RoL_Dexc_1.0, whole genome shotgun sequence genome contains the following:
- the LOC131137565 gene encoding chemerin-like receptor 1, whose product MEITSTPFSRINTTGVTGEDFSESDNLLGNRTTDPFAEVRRSLNTMSIIVYSLAFVFGVLGNGLVIWVTGFQMKKTVNTVWFLNLAVADFLFTAFLPLSVAYTALNFHWPFGKFMCKMSSAVSAINMFASVYILMVISIDRCVAVVWPVWAQNHRSVQKASRLSLVIWMVALILSIPYFIFRDTGPSFFSDDVINCFNNFVFSDDFFAPHLNDLRLFRFQAMTVTRFLLGFAIPFMVIVSCYVAIIHRLRKNRNLTSHSSRPFKIIAAVIIVFFICWAPFHTLVLMEMVSYRFLSVVFQNVVTIGVPIATSLAFINSCLNPFLYVFMGQDFKNTVCTSILKVLENAFQEESSHADSKTVETSQGNDSTQV is encoded by the coding sequence ATGGAGATTACGTCCACACCTTTCTCCCGCATCAATACAACAGGTGTGACTGGAGAAGATTTCTCCGAGTCAGACAACCTTTTGGGAAATCGTACAACCGATCCGTTTGCTGAAGTGAGGCGGTCTCTCAACACCATGTCGATCATTGTTTATTCACTGGCTTTTGTCTTTGGCGTGCTGGGCAACGGTTTGGTTATCTGGGTAACCGGATTCCAGATGAAGAAAACAGTCAACACAGTCTGGTTCCTCAACCTCGCCGTGGCCGACTTCCTCTTCACCGCATTCCTTCCTCTAAGCGTGGCGTACACGGCTCTAAATTTCCACTGGCCCTTCGGCAAGTTCATGTGCAAGATGAGTAGCGCAGTTAGCGCCATCAACATGTTTGCCAGCGTCTATATCCTGATGGTGATTAGCATCGACAGATGCGTAGCAGTGGTGTGGCCCGTTTGGGCTCAGAACCACCGAAGTGTCCAGAAGGCGTCCCGTTTGAGTCTGGTTATATGGATGGTGGCTCTTATTCTGAGCATTCCATACTTCATCTTCAGGGACACGGGACCATCGTTTTTTAGCGACGACGTCATCAACTGCTTCAACAACTTTGTTTTTTCCGACGACTTCTTCGCGCCTCATCTTAATGACCTACGACTGTTTCGTTTTCAGGCCATGACCGTGACTCGTTTCCTTCTGGGTTTTGCTATCCCCTTCATGGTCATCGTGTCCTGTTATGTGGCTATAATCCACCGTCTCAGGAAGAACCGAAACCTTACCAGTCACTCGAGTCGGCCTTTTAAGATCATCGCTGCTGTTATCATTGTCTTTTTTATCTGCTGGGCTCCCTTTCACACCCTTGTTTTAATGGAGATGGTCAGCTACAGGTTTTTAAGTGTCGTGTTCCAAAATGTGGTAACTATCGGAGTCCCCATAGCAACCAGTCTGGCTTTTATCAACAGTTGCCTTAATCCATTCCTCTACGTGTTCATGGGTCAGGATTTCAAAAATACAGTTTGTACATCCATTCTGAAAGTCCTGGAGAACGCTTTCCAGGAAGAGAGCTCTCATGCAGACTCAAAGACAGTTGAAACCAGTCAAGGTAATGACAGTACTCAAGTATGA